A stretch of Pseudomonas sp. LRP2-20 DNA encodes these proteins:
- a CDS encoding CinA family protein, whose amino-acid sequence MATDPVLAALGYLKDNQLILTTAESCTAGSMVALLAAIPGTGEVLESGYVVYSPSAKKRLLGVSAETIERYGLTSEAVAWEMALGALRDSDANVVIATTGVAGPGPESGIPPGTMCFAWAFAGEPPAVFTRTQRFFGERSEVMRQGALFGLTRLSHYHQRWLRGEHA is encoded by the coding sequence ATGGCAACCGACCCTGTACTGGCCGCCCTTGGCTATCTCAAAGACAACCAGTTGATTCTAACCACAGCGGAATCGTGCACGGCGGGGTCCATGGTGGCCTTGTTGGCGGCGATACCCGGTACCGGGGAAGTGCTGGAAAGCGGTTATGTCGTCTACTCGCCCAGCGCCAAGAAACGCTTGCTGGGGGTCAGCGCCGAAACCATCGAACGATACGGCCTGACCAGCGAGGCAGTTGCTTGGGAAATGGCATTGGGCGCCTTGAGAGACAGCGATGCCAATGTGGTGATAGCCACCACCGGGGTGGCTGGGCCGGGGCCCGAATCAGGCATACCACCGGGCACAATGTGCTTTGCGTGGGCTTTTGCCGGCGAGCCACCTGCCGTTTTCACGCGCACGCAACGTTTCTTCGGTGAACGGTCTGAAGTCATGCGCCAAGGGGCCCTGTTCGGCTTGACCCGGCTTTCCCACTATCACCAGCGCTGGCTGCGCGGCGAACACGCCTGA
- a CDS encoding AraC family transcriptional regulator, whose translation MAISAPLPASTNPLATLCRVIGALAPTAGDFATSIADLSVYRRNAPAPPITCIIEPSIVLVVQGAKEMVIGGDVFPYDTTRFLVTSLNIPAHSAVTMASDAAPCLGLVFKLDLRTLAELIAQDGRLPVAGQSFHGSAGVGTLSPKLLESFARLAQLLEEPNAIPVLWPLIQREIHYRLLSSDQAPLLRHIASVGSKGHRIAKAIDWMKLNYAAPLRVDELASQVQMGLSTFHQHFRQLTAMSPLQYQKWLRLNEAKRLMLNEHLDAATAAFKVGYESPSQFSREYGRQFGTPPKRDIAELRQGAQRSGTSTPSVR comes from the coding sequence ATGGCCATTAGCGCACCACTGCCTGCAAGCACGAACCCACTGGCCACCCTGTGCCGGGTCATCGGCGCCCTCGCGCCCACTGCTGGCGATTTCGCGACGAGCATTGCAGACCTGAGCGTCTACCGGCGTAACGCCCCCGCCCCACCCATCACCTGCATCATCGAGCCGAGCATCGTGCTGGTCGTGCAGGGCGCCAAGGAAATGGTCATCGGCGGCGACGTTTTCCCCTACGATACGACTCGCTTCCTGGTCACTTCGCTGAACATCCCTGCCCACTCAGCGGTGACCATGGCCAGCGATGCAGCGCCCTGTCTCGGCTTGGTGTTCAAGCTCGACCTGCGCACACTGGCGGAGCTGATCGCCCAGGATGGCCGCCTTCCTGTGGCTGGCCAGTCCTTCCACGGCAGCGCTGGCGTGGGCACACTGAGCCCGAAATTGCTTGAGAGCTTCGCCCGTCTCGCTCAGCTGCTTGAGGAGCCGAATGCGATACCCGTGCTCTGGCCCCTGATTCAACGAGAGATCCACTATCGGTTGCTGTCGAGCGACCAGGCCCCCCTGCTGCGCCATATCGCCTCTGTGGGTAGCAAAGGTCATCGAATTGCCAAGGCCATCGACTGGATGAAGCTGAACTATGCCGCGCCTCTGCGAGTGGACGAACTGGCCTCCCAGGTACAGATGGGGCTCTCGACCTTCCATCAGCATTTTCGTCAGCTCACCGCCATGAGCCCGCTGCAGTACCAGAAATGGCTGAGGTTGAACGAGGCGAAACGGTTGATGCTCAACGAGCATCTGGATGCTGCCACCGCTGCATTCAAGGTCGGTTATGAAAGCCCCTCGCAGTTCAGCCGCGAATATGGGCGCCAGTTCGGTACGCCGCCAAAACGCGACATTGCGGAACTACGCCAGGGCGCGCAAAGATCAGGCACGTCAACGCCGAGCGTGCGCTGA
- a CDS encoding alpha/beta hydrolase, whose protein sequence is MKSLFVAFALMASSLTAGAADMSHGANNFYKSEQVSLERVSFKNQFQMNTVGNLFIPQNLSRNTRYPAIIIGHPMGAVKEQSSNLYAQKLAEQGFVTLAIDLSFWGESEGRPRNLVSPDIYAEDFSAAVDYLGAQGFVDRDRIGVLGICGSGSFAISAAKIDPRMKAIATVSMYDMGAANRNGLKQGVTVEQRKQAIAEAAAQRDVEFAGGDTQYTSGTVDQLTEHSNAIEREFYDFYRTPRGEFTPKGLSPLLTTHPTLTSNVRFMNFYPFNDIETISPRPMLFIAGENAHSREFSEEAYRLAGEPKALAIVPGAGHVDLYDRVELIPFSTLTTFFRENLK, encoded by the coding sequence ATGAAGTCTTTGTTCGTTGCGTTTGCCTTGATGGCCAGTTCACTCACTGCAGGAGCCGCCGACATGTCCCATGGGGCCAACAATTTCTACAAGAGTGAGCAGGTTTCACTCGAACGGGTTTCCTTCAAAAACCAGTTTCAGATGAACACGGTTGGTAACCTGTTTATTCCCCAAAACCTGAGCCGCAATACCCGATATCCCGCCATCATCATCGGTCACCCGATGGGGGCAGTGAAGGAGCAGAGCTCGAACCTTTACGCCCAGAAACTGGCAGAGCAGGGCTTCGTCACCCTCGCCATTGACCTATCGTTCTGGGGCGAAAGCGAGGGGCGTCCGCGGAACCTGGTATCGCCGGACATCTATGCCGAAGACTTCAGTGCGGCGGTCGACTATCTTGGCGCCCAGGGCTTCGTGGACCGTGACCGTATTGGCGTGCTGGGCATCTGCGGCAGCGGCAGCTTTGCCATCAGTGCAGCGAAGATCGACCCACGCATGAAAGCCATTGCCACGGTCAGCATGTACGACATGGGCGCGGCCAATCGCAATGGGCTCAAGCAGGGTGTCACGGTCGAGCAACGCAAGCAGGCCATAGCCGAGGCGGCTGCACAGCGTGATGTCGAGTTTGCCGGTGGGGACACCCAATACACCAGCGGCACGGTGGACCAGCTGACTGAGCACTCCAACGCGATCGAGCGGGAATTCTACGACTTCTACCGCACACCACGGGGTGAGTTCACTCCCAAAGGGCTGTCGCCGCTACTGACGACGCATCCCACGCTGACCAGCAACGTCAGGTTCATGAACTTCTATCCGTTCAATGACATCGAGACGATCTCGCCACGCCCGATGCTGTTCATTGCGGGGGAGAACGCTCACTCCCGTGAGTTCAGCGAAGAGGCCTATCGCCTGGCCGGTGAGCCCAAGGCATTGGCGATCGTGCCCGGTGCTGGCCATGTGGATCTCTACGACCGAGTTGAATTGATCCCGTTCAGCACGCTGACGACGTTCTTCCGCGAAAACCTCAAGTAA
- a CDS encoding MFS transporter, with translation MSTPAIPLQHASRQVWGAVLAMSLCAFALVASEFLPVSLLTPIASELSLTEGQAGQAISISGFFAVITSLWLASVTQGIDRKPVLLATTALMLVSGGMVAFAPNYLTLMVGRAVLGIAIGGYWSMSTAVMMRIAPEALVPKAIAVMQGGTALATAIAAPVGSYLGGIIGWRGAFFCVVPLAGLALIWQTFTLPAMPSERTDFSATGSLRLLGDSQVALGMAAVALLFMGQFTLFTYLRPFLETVTHVDVPTLSLLLLIIGAAGLLGTMLVGSLVSRHLNRVLVAIPLVMSAIAFAVIAVGGWIVPVAVMLGLWGLVATCAPVGWFTWLAKALPHNAEAGGGLMVAVIQLAITAGATVGGLLFDNAGYQATFTASAVMLLAATGLTLGAGRQSAAR, from the coding sequence ATGAGCACTCCAGCAATACCCCTTCAACACGCTAGCCGTCAGGTCTGGGGCGCTGTCTTGGCGATGTCGCTGTGCGCCTTCGCTTTGGTGGCCTCAGAGTTTTTGCCGGTGAGTTTGCTCACGCCGATTGCATCGGAGTTGTCATTGACTGAAGGCCAAGCCGGGCAGGCCATTTCCATCTCGGGTTTCTTTGCTGTCATCACCAGCCTGTGGCTGGCCAGCGTGACCCAGGGGATCGACCGCAAGCCTGTGCTGCTGGCCACAACGGCGCTCATGCTGGTATCCGGTGGGATGGTGGCGTTTGCTCCGAATTACCTGACGTTGATGGTAGGGCGCGCCGTACTTGGAATTGCCATTGGCGGATACTGGTCGATGTCCACCGCAGTGATGATGCGCATTGCGCCAGAGGCGCTCGTTCCGAAGGCTATTGCCGTGATGCAGGGCGGTACCGCGTTAGCTACGGCAATCGCAGCGCCGGTCGGGAGCTACCTGGGCGGCATCATTGGCTGGAGAGGGGCATTCTTTTGCGTGGTGCCTTTGGCTGGACTGGCGTTGATCTGGCAAACCTTCACGCTGCCGGCCATGCCGAGTGAGCGGACTGACTTTTCGGCCACCGGTTCGCTGCGTTTGCTGGGAGACAGCCAGGTAGCCTTGGGCATGGCCGCTGTAGCGTTGCTGTTCATGGGGCAGTTCACGCTGTTCACCTATCTGCGGCCGTTCCTGGAAACGGTCACCCATGTCGATGTGCCCACGCTCTCGCTCCTGTTGTTGATCATCGGTGCCGCAGGATTGCTCGGCACGATGTTGGTCGGCTCTCTTGTCAGCCGACATTTGAACAGGGTGTTGGTGGCAATACCGTTGGTCATGAGTGCCATCGCATTCGCCGTTATCGCGGTGGGAGGCTGGATCGTTCCAGTCGCCGTGATGCTCGGCCTCTGGGGACTGGTCGCCACGTGTGCGCCCGTGGGGTGGTTCACCTGGTTGGCCAAGGCTCTGCCGCACAATGCAGAGGCCGGCGGCGGGTTGATGGTCGCGGTAATCCAATTGGCCATCACCGCTGGGGCAACGGTGGGCGGATTACTGTTTGACAACGCTGGATACCAGGCGACATTCACTGCCAGCGCAGTGATGCTCTTGGCTGCAACGGGGTTAACGCTGGGAGCAGGCCGTCAATCCGCTGCCCGTTAA
- a CDS encoding helix-turn-helix domain-containing protein: protein MSGQLKVTLLDPPNSSCTASPIHLKPLTSLCRDCRVSGLCLPTGLPVHDNSCLGALIGPRMRIRKGAALFNANDPLTTLYAVRCGSFKTSLTTAEGQGVVINFWMPGDVLGLDAIATEHHVCDAVALEDSEVCPVPYRRLQTLARDFPVLQQSLNRLMSREIVREHERVLMLCNLTAEQRLASFLVGLSRRFVSRGYSAHGFMLRMSREDMASYLGLRLETVCRSVARLRALGIVELHGRLVGILDMPALMALEQGGAECEVKPPLKAPCSTP from the coding sequence ATGTCCGGCCAGCTGAAGGTCACGCTGCTTGACCCGCCCAACTCGTCATGCACGGCCAGCCCTATTCACCTGAAACCGTTGACCTCCCTGTGCAGGGATTGCCGGGTCAGCGGCCTGTGCCTGCCCACCGGCCTGCCCGTTCACGACAACAGCTGCCTGGGCGCGTTGATAGGGCCACGCATGCGTATCCGCAAGGGCGCCGCACTGTTCAATGCCAACGATCCGCTGACCACGCTCTATGCCGTGCGCTGCGGTAGCTTCAAGACCAGCCTGACCACCGCCGAGGGCCAAGGCGTGGTTATCAACTTCTGGATGCCGGGTGACGTGCTCGGCCTCGATGCCATTGCAACCGAGCACCATGTCTGCGACGCCGTTGCCCTGGAAGACAGCGAAGTCTGCCCCGTCCCCTACCGCCGCTTGCAAACCCTGGCGCGCGACTTTCCTGTCCTTCAGCAAAGCCTGAATCGCTTGATGAGCCGGGAGATCGTGCGTGAACACGAGCGCGTGCTGATGCTGTGCAATCTCACGGCGGAGCAGCGGCTGGCCAGCTTCCTGGTGGGGCTCTCGCGGCGCTTTGTCAGCCGCGGTTACTCTGCCCATGGCTTCATGTTGCGCATGTCCCGAGAAGACATGGCCTCGTACCTGGGTTTACGCCTGGAAACCGTGTGCCGATCCGTCGCCCGCCTGCGCGCCCTGGGTATCGTCGAGCTGCATGGCAGGCTGGTGGGGATTCTCGACATGCCCGCGTTGATGGCGCTGGAACAGGGCGGCGCTGAATGTGAGGTCAAGCCACCCCTGAAGGCACCCTGCTCGACGCCGTGA
- a CDS encoding universal stress protein, whose translation METPQRLLLLASPLMRRTPVYDRAAALAKAKGMALHIMAFDYVEGLATAGLVNEQALAVMREGYVQQHREWLESQALPMRRNGVTVTTEVVWVQQPLNEILVHLREQPFAMLIKALEHEPWWIRAMFTSLDIQLLRETRIPLHLVNKASHALPRRILAAVDLSRPEDQYEGFNDQIISEALKLTLQCNAQIELLYAYDLGSLYLDAGGSREHSFLFDSNLAQTLHEAQSVAFQALAERNGIAVEHRHMRIGDPAKALAMFMDNNDIDVLVMGSYHHHGIGWFIGSTAERVLHRLSSSVLVISPEHSQG comes from the coding sequence ATGGAAACGCCGCAAAGACTGCTGCTGCTCGCATCCCCCCTGATGCGCCGAACCCCGGTCTATGACCGGGCTGCGGCGTTGGCCAAGGCCAAGGGGATGGCGCTGCACATCATGGCTTTCGACTATGTGGAAGGGCTTGCCACGGCGGGCCTGGTGAATGAGCAGGCGCTGGCAGTCATGCGCGAGGGCTATGTGCAACAGCACCGTGAATGGCTGGAGAGCCAGGCACTGCCGATGCGGCGCAATGGTGTCACCGTCACGACCGAAGTGGTGTGGGTGCAACAACCCTTGAACGAGATTCTGGTGCATTTGCGTGAGCAGCCGTTCGCCATGCTGATCAAGGCGCTCGAGCATGAACCCTGGTGGATACGTGCCATGTTCACCTCGCTGGATATCCAGTTGCTGCGCGAAACGCGCATCCCCTTGCACCTGGTCAACAAGGCGAGCCATGCATTGCCCCGCAGGATTCTTGCGGCGGTCGACCTGTCCAGGCCCGAGGATCAATATGAAGGCTTCAACGACCAGATCATCAGCGAGGCGCTGAAGCTGACATTGCAGTGCAATGCCCAGATCGAACTGCTGTACGCCTACGACCTGGGCTCGCTGTACCTGGACGCTGGCGGCAGCCGGGAACATTCGTTCCTGTTCGATTCGAACCTCGCCCAGACCCTTCACGAAGCACAGAGCGTTGCCTTCCAGGCGCTTGCCGAGCGCAACGGGATCGCCGTCGAACACCGCCACATGCGCATAGGCGACCCGGCGAAGGCCCTGGCGATGTTCATGGATAACAATGATATCGACGTGCTGGTCATGGGCAGCTATCACCACCACGGCATCGGCTGGTTCATCGGCAGTACTGCCGAGCGGGTTTTGCATCGGTTGTCCAGCAGCGTGCTGGTGATTTCGCCGGAGCATTCCCAAGGCTGA
- a CDS encoding GNAT family N-acetyltransferase yields MNGQQTAQPPAGEHWVENLENGSAVLIRPLREEDRERDKRFLSTIAYESRRFRFIAALSGGLPGLDTQCMPVDYQRCMAYVALVHADGKLQQIGVSRYAGIAGSERCECAVAVSEDWQRKGLGRRLMQHLIAAARRNGFQCMVSRDLASNYAMHRLVKTLGFTSRYLGGDVSEILHELELQP; encoded by the coding sequence ATGAACGGGCAGCAGACAGCACAGCCGCCGGCAGGTGAGCACTGGGTCGAAAACCTTGAGAACGGCTCGGCGGTGCTTATCCGCCCGCTGCGCGAAGAGGACCGCGAGAGGGACAAACGCTTTTTGAGCACAATCGCTTATGAGTCCCGGCGTTTTCGGTTCATCGCCGCACTCAGTGGTGGCTTGCCTGGCTTGGACACTCAATGCATGCCCGTTGATTATCAGCGGTGCATGGCTTATGTCGCCTTGGTGCATGCAGACGGTAAATTGCAACAGATCGGCGTCAGCCGTTATGCCGGCATAGCCGGCAGTGAACGTTGCGAATGTGCGGTGGCGGTCAGCGAAGACTGGCAGCGCAAGGGGCTGGGCAGGCGCTTGATGCAACACCTGATTGCAGCAGCACGACGCAATGGCTTTCAGTGCATGGTCTCCAGGGATCTGGCAAGCAACTATGCCATGCACCGGCTGGTCAAGACGCTGGGCTTCACCTCACGCTACCTGGGCGGGGATGTGAGCGAGATCCTCCACGAACTTGAGCTGCAGCCCTGA
- a CDS encoding universal stress protein: MGQYRQLLVLLTEVDPHSAALRRALALAHVSGASVHVLGLFEPSEEHLLREERLNEADIERQYEHYRVQLTGLVERHRASGMVLTVDSLNADDIRSQAIDYISELQPDMVIKDSEVASSLVRMFGTPLDCALMRGFQGVSQFVPAAVLSLPRRILVAVDTAFSETPAVQECFNRGLIRAARALALQCDAQLHLLSAYTLAGVFTADMNVTQAWLDEMREALQAPFEALADGEGVAPERRHFIEGGPVQVIREQVAALDIDAVVMGVVQPKGLDKLLGDTTERIVGRPPCSVIAVHPRIAETWEPWPCN, encoded by the coding sequence ATGGGTCAATATCGACAACTGCTGGTGCTGCTTACCGAGGTCGATCCGCATTCCGCCGCTTTGCGCAGAGCCCTTGCCCTGGCGCATGTCAGCGGCGCCAGCGTGCATGTGCTGGGCCTGTTCGAGCCGAGCGAAGAGCACCTGTTGCGCGAAGAGCGGCTGAACGAGGCCGATATCGAGCGCCAGTACGAGCACTATCGTGTGCAGTTGACGGGGCTGGTCGAGCGCCATCGTGCCAGCGGCATGGTACTCACGGTCGACAGCCTCAATGCTGACGATATCCGCAGCCAGGCGATCGACTACATCAGCGAACTGCAGCCCGACATGGTCATCAAGGACAGCGAAGTCGCGTCGAGCCTGGTGCGGATGTTCGGCACCCCACTGGATTGTGCGTTGATGCGGGGTTTCCAAGGCGTTAGCCAGTTCGTGCCGGCGGCGGTCCTCTCATTGCCACGGCGTATCCTGGTCGCCGTGGATACGGCGTTCAGCGAGACGCCTGCCGTTCAGGAGTGCTTCAACCGCGGACTGATCCGCGCCGCCCGGGCGCTGGCACTGCAGTGTGACGCGCAATTGCATTTGCTGTCGGCCTACACCCTCGCCGGGGTCTTCACCGCTGACATGAATGTCACCCAGGCATGGCTCGACGAGATGCGCGAGGCACTGCAGGCGCCGTTCGAAGCGCTGGCCGATGGCGAAGGTGTCGCGCCGGAGCGCCGGCATTTCATTGAAGGCGGTCCGGTACAGGTGATCCGGGAACAGGTCGCGGCTCTGGACATCGACGCGGTGGTGATGGGTGTGGTCCAGCCCAAAGGGCTGGACAAACTGTTGGGCGACACCACCGAACGTATCGTCGGCCGCCCACCGTGCAGCGTGATCGCGGTTCATCCCCGAATCGCAGAAACCTGGGAGCCTTGGCCATGCAACTGA
- a CDS encoding MBL fold metallo-hydrolase RNA specificity domain-containing protein — protein MQLTFLGGTGTVTGSKFLLTRDRTRILVDCGLYQGFKQLRLRNWEPLPPALRALDALVLTHAHLDHSGYLPVLAREGYSGPIYATPATCALAQILLLDSARLQEEQAEHANRHGYSKHTPARPLYTEEDAKRALALFRPVALHQATPIAEGMELLLRTAGHILGAATVQISAEGQTVLFSGDLGRPQDPIMRAPELVRTADVLLIESTYGDRQHPAESTEQYLAKVINETLLRHGITLVPSFAVGRAQLLMYYLYTLKRDRLIPDIPVYLNSPMATDATELYQQYRSEHRLTAAECAAMCKGTHIVRTVDESRYLDQLREPAVIIAASGMATGGRVLHHLKALAPNPRNSILFSGFQAGGTRGADIVAGAHSVRLHGEDVPIRAQVHVMENLSAHADADEIMEWLRGFTRPPRQTYVIHGEPHAADTLRRRISLELGWQVCVPDYQETVAIDPVR, from the coding sequence ATGCAACTGACCTTTCTTGGCGGCACCGGGACGGTGACCGGCAGCAAGTTCCTCTTGACCCGTGACCGCACGCGGATACTGGTCGACTGCGGGCTTTACCAGGGTTTCAAGCAACTGCGCCTGCGAAACTGGGAGCCACTGCCCCCGGCGTTGCGGGCGCTCGATGCGCTGGTGCTGACCCACGCCCACCTGGACCACAGTGGTTATCTGCCGGTGCTGGCTCGGGAGGGCTACAGCGGGCCGATCTATGCCACGCCCGCGACCTGCGCCCTTGCGCAAATCCTCTTGCTCGACAGTGCCCGCCTGCAAGAAGAGCAGGCCGAACATGCCAATCGCCACGGCTACTCAAAGCATACGCCGGCGCGACCGCTGTATACCGAGGAGGATGCCAAACGGGCATTGGCACTGTTTCGCCCCGTGGCGCTGCACCAGGCGACGCCGATCGCCGAGGGCATGGAGCTGCTGCTGCGTACCGCCGGGCATATCCTGGGGGCGGCCACGGTGCAAATCAGCGCCGAAGGGCAGACCGTGCTGTTTTCCGGTGACCTGGGGCGCCCTCAGGACCCGATCATGCGTGCGCCTGAGCTGGTCAGGACGGCAGACGTGCTGTTGATCGAATCAACCTATGGGGATCGCCAGCACCCGGCTGAATCGACCGAGCAATACCTGGCCAAGGTCATCAATGAAACGCTCCTGCGCCATGGCATCACCCTCGTGCCATCGTTCGCCGTCGGGCGTGCCCAACTGCTCATGTATTACCTGTATACGCTCAAGCGCGATCGATTGATCCCTGATATCCCGGTCTACCTGAACAGCCCGATGGCCACCGATGCCACCGAGCTGTACCAGCAATACCGCAGCGAGCATCGGCTGACAGCGGCCGAGTGCGCCGCCATGTGCAAGGGCACGCACATCGTCCGGACGGTCGATGAGTCCAGGTACCTCGACCAGCTGCGCGAGCCTGCGGTGATCATCGCCGCCAGTGGCATGGCGACCGGAGGGCGGGTGCTGCACCATCTCAAGGCGCTGGCCCCCAATCCACGCAACAGCATCCTGTTCTCGGGCTTTCAGGCCGGGGGGACACGGGGCGCCGATATCGTTGCCGGTGCCCACAGCGTGCGCCTTCACGGCGAGGATGTGCCCATCCGTGCACAGGTGCATGTGATGGAGAACCTTTCCGCACACGCCGATGCCGATGAAATCATGGAATGGTTGCGCGGCTTCACCCGGCCGCCACGGCAGACCTACGTGATTCATGGCGAGCCACACGCTGCCGACACGTTGCGCCGGCGGATCAGCCTGGAACTCGGCTGGCAGGTGTGCGTGCCTGACTATCAGGAAACCGTTGCAATCGACCCTGTGCGCTAA
- a CDS encoding GNAT family N-acetyltransferase codes for MTPVKPPRQSAVTSFAAPAGEHWIEALDNGTHVLIRPLQAKDRQRERAFIERLSPQSRHFRFLCQIKEPGEAMLDQLMAVDQDRQTAFVALAHVDGELQEVGISRYAACASRDECECAVTVLDRWQHHGLGRLLLKHLIEHARAKGFRQMYSIDSAANQAMRDMAKAAGFSTTIDPDDPSQVIHRLALS; via the coding sequence ATGACTCCTGTCAAACCGCCCCGCCAATCAGCCGTCACGTCCTTTGCTGCGCCCGCTGGCGAGCATTGGATCGAAGCCCTGGACAATGGCACCCATGTGCTGATCAGGCCATTGCAAGCCAAGGACCGGCAGCGTGAAAGGGCCTTCATCGAACGGTTGTCACCTCAATCACGGCACTTTCGCTTCCTGTGCCAGATCAAGGAGCCCGGTGAGGCCATGCTCGACCAGCTGATGGCGGTCGATCAGGACCGCCAAACCGCCTTCGTCGCCCTCGCGCATGTGGACGGCGAACTGCAGGAAGTGGGTATTTCCCGGTACGCCGCCTGCGCCAGCAGGGATGAATGCGAATGCGCAGTCACGGTGCTCGACCGCTGGCAACACCACGGCCTCGGCCGTTTACTGCTCAAGCACCTGATCGAGCATGCACGGGCCAAAGGTTTTCGGCAGATGTATTCGATCGATTCAGCCGCCAACCAGGCAATGCGTGACATGGCAAAGGCCGCAGGGTTCTCCACCACCATCGACCCCGACGATCCGAGCCAGGTCATCCACCGCCTGGCACTGAGCTGA
- a CDS encoding potassium channel family protein, giving the protein MLMVTLINMLVVILVVIIHYECLLRLNDWLPRLKLWSRFRIVAGVFGALLAHALEVWCFALAYYLMAHAKGWGTLSGNFDGSFLDCVYFSFTTYTTIGFGDIAPAGHLKYLTGLQALTGLVLITWTASFLFLEMQKYWKAK; this is encoded by the coding sequence ATGCTCATGGTCACGCTGATCAACATGCTGGTGGTGATCCTGGTGGTGATCATCCACTACGAGTGCCTGCTGCGCCTGAATGACTGGCTACCCCGCCTCAAACTCTGGAGCCGGTTTCGCATCGTGGCGGGCGTTTTCGGTGCACTGTTGGCCCATGCCCTGGAGGTCTGGTGCTTCGCCCTGGCGTATTACCTGATGGCCCATGCCAAAGGATGGGGCACACTCAGCGGCAATTTCGACGGCAGTTTCCTGGACTGCGTGTATTTTTCCTTCACCACCTACACCACCATCGGCTTCGGCGACATCGCCCCTGCCGGGCACCTCAAGTACCTCACTGGCCTGCAGGCATTGACCGGTTTGGTGCTGATCACCTGGACGGCTTCATTCCTGTTCCTGGAAATGCAGAAGTACTGGAAAGCCAAATAG
- a CDS encoding YeeE/YedE family protein: MLVDMAAFTPWSSLAGGALIGLAAGLFVVANGRIAGISGLLGSLLQRGAEGRGEKVCFLLGLIAAPLSWQVFWTMPTVQFSTAPWLLMVAGLLVGLGTRYGGGCTSGHGVCGLSRLSPRSAVATLCFMAAGFATVFVVRHLLSGA; encoded by the coding sequence ATGCTTGTTGATATGGCTGCCTTCACGCCGTGGTCGTCGTTGGCTGGCGGGGCACTGATCGGTTTGGCTGCTGGGCTGTTCGTCGTGGCGAACGGGCGAATCGCGGGCATCAGCGGTTTGCTCGGTTCGCTGCTGCAACGCGGCGCAGAAGGGCGCGGCGAGAAAGTGTGCTTTCTGCTGGGGCTCATTGCCGCGCCGCTTTCATGGCAAGTGTTCTGGACAATGCCCACGGTTCAGTTCAGTACCGCACCCTGGTTGCTGATGGTCGCGGGGCTACTGGTAGGCCTGGGTACCCGCTATGGCGGTGGCTGCACCAGTGGCCATGGCGTGTGTGGCCTGTCACGCCTGTCGCCCCGTTCGGCAGTGGCGACGCTGTGTTTCATGGCGGCCGGTTTTGCCACGGTCTTCGTGGTTCGGCACTTGCTGTCAGGCGCCTGA
- a CDS encoding YeeE/YedE family protein encodes MKRLSSFIAGVLFGTGLLLSGMADPAKVLGFLDVAGQWDPSLALVMVGAIGAALLPMTWARRRPTALLGGKMQLPARRDIDARLVGGSLVFGIGWGLAGVCPGPSLVLLADGYWQAWLFVAAMLAGMGVFNAVEVIRSSRQGRV; translated from the coding sequence GTGAAACGGCTCAGTAGCTTCATCGCAGGGGTGCTGTTCGGCACGGGGCTATTGCTGTCGGGCATGGCAGACCCCGCCAAGGTGCTGGGGTTTCTCGACGTTGCCGGGCAGTGGGACCCGTCGCTGGCACTGGTCATGGTGGGCGCCATAGGGGCCGCACTGTTGCCAATGACCTGGGCCCGGCGACGCCCCACGGCCTTGCTGGGGGGCAAGATGCAGCTGCCTGCCAGGCGTGACATCGACGCTCGACTGGTCGGCGGGAGCCTGGTCTTCGGCATTGGCTGGGGGCTTGCCGGCGTGTGCCCGGGCCCATCACTGGTGTTGCTCGCCGACGGGTATTGGCAAGCCTGGCTGTTCGTGGCCGCGATGCTCGCCGGCATGGGGGTGTTCAATGCCGTGGAAGTGATTCGCAGCAGCCGTCAGGGCAGGGTTTGA